One segment of Anomalospiza imberbis isolate Cuckoo-Finch-1a 21T00152 chromosome 2, ASM3175350v1, whole genome shotgun sequence DNA contains the following:
- the STX19 gene encoding syntaxin-19, translated as MRDRLQELRLRAKELQMGGENSGATVQEEEQEEFEQQAIIYEKEPITERHLHEIQKLQNEINNLVEEVNKFSQQQKSLVSSMRRFSVLKKESNVAREIKIQAEHVRKCLDELSKAVRKAENEHGPARATVRILAAQHAFLSHRYLQAMLSYNEAITAKQDKCRTFILRQLEVAGKEVSEEEVNDMLQQGKWEIFNENLLTEVKITKAQLSEIEQRHKELVNLENQIKDVKELFIQISLLVEEQGQMINNIEIYMNNAQEYTQVSKEKFGLAVRYKKRNPCKAICCWCCPCCR; from the coding sequence ATGAGAGATCGTCTGCAAGAGCTCAGACTGAGGGCTAAGGAACTACAGATGGGCGGGGAAAACAGTGGGGCAACTGTACaagaagaggagcaggaggagttTGAACAGCAGGCCATTATTTATGAAAAAGAGCCCATAACTGAAAGGCACTTGCATGAAATCCAGAAGCTTCAGAATGAAATTAATAATCTGGTGGAAGAAGTCAATAAATTCagccaacaacaaaaaagccttGTGTCTTCAATGAGAAGATTCAGTGTTCTCAAAAAGGAATCTAACGTAGCGAGGGAAATCAAAATCCAAGCAGAACACGTACGCAAATGTTTGGATGAACTGTCAAAAGCAGTGAGGAAAGCTGAGAATGAGCACGGGCCAGCCCGAGCCACAGTGAGGATCCTGGCTGCCCAGCATGCCTTCCTGTCCCACCGCTACCTGCAGGCCATGCTCTCCTACAACGAGGCCATCACCGCCAAGCAGGACAAGTGCAGGACCTTCATCCTCCGCCAGCTTGAAGTAGCTGGGAAAGAGGTGTCTGAGGAGGAGGTCAATGACATGCTCCAGCAAGGAAAATGGGAGATTTTCAATGAAAATCTACTCACTGAAGTCAAGATTACTAAAGCTCAGCTGTCAGAGATTGAGCAGAGACACAAAGAATTGGTCAATCTGGAGAACCAGATCAAAGACGTGAAAGAACTCTTTATCCAGATCTCACTTCTGGTGGAGGAGCAAGGGCAGATGATCAACAACATAGAAATCTACATGAACAACGCTCAAGAATATACTCAAGTATCTAAAGAAAAGTTTGGGCTTGCAGTCAGgtataaaaaaagaaacccttGCAAAGCAATTTGCTGCTGGTGTTGTCCGTGCTGCAGATGA